Part of the Caretta caretta isolate rCarCar2 chromosome 7, rCarCar1.hap1, whole genome shotgun sequence genome is shown below.
GGGAAACATTGTGCTCCACCATACAGAGGAGCGCATGCTTGCTACACAATCTCTTAGGAGCAGATTGTGTACGTTTCTCCCTTCCCTCTTCATCACCCAGCCAGTTAGTAGGATGCAGGGGCTTCAGCCACCTCACCTTCCTTACCCTTTTGTGGGGTGCTGTGAGACCCAAGAGTTATTCTCAGGGAGCAGGCTCCACACCTACTCAAAGACTAGCCACTATCTGGCCCATAATGTCTCTTGTATGTTTCTGGGTGGGCTTACATCTTGCCATTGGGCACATCGAAGGATGAATGGGTGATGCCATGGTCCAGATTGTGGCTGGCCTTACACAGGTGTACAAGAGGCGAGGAGGCACAAGGAACCTTCAGCCTACTTCCTATCCCCTCCCTCTGCAACAGTAGACATAACTATGGTGATCAGTCCTGACACTGCATTAGTCTAACACAGACACCACTGTTAGACTGTCCCATGTGGGAGTAGGATAGTCCAAGCCCCCCCTGCAGTCACCAGTGAAGCTAAACCAGAAGAGTGCGATCATACTGCACTCTGGAAATGTATGCTAAGCTCCTATTCCAGCATGTACCCCTGCAGTGTCCCTGAAGTTCTCTATTCTATACCTTGAATTAACACCCCGCCAGAGTGCAGTCCCATTAAAGCCTCCAATAATgtattttgcattattttctctttaaaattaccCTTCTTCAATCTCTCTCTGACTCATCCAGGCTAACTCCTTTGAAAAGATAGTTGTATGGTATGAAAGCGTAGATGAGTCCAGTGCCCCTTTAAGGAATGCTTTCAGGCCTCAGTGTGAGCTACAATATTAATTTTAGCTTGGAGGTTTGCCACAGGCAGATTTCGTAGAGGGTCTTGAAGCTATAGCGAGGCAGCTGTTCACTGGTATCCCGGGTGGGGTTTGCTTAGTAAAGAAGAGCACAACGCTTGAGATACTGAATGCACAACTATCTTTCGAGGTATTTTGCCAGCAGAGCAAAGGTTCtggaactttttttaaattgacttgcGCCATTCTATCAAGAAACTATGGCAGAAGAGCAAACTGGACTCGAGGAGCGGATAATAATAAAGGACCAGCACACAAAGGAAATAGACCTGGTGAACAGAGATCCAAAGcacattaatgaagatgttataAAGGTACATTTTCTGAGCGCCTTTGATTTTATATGCATCTCTGCATTTTAGTGCAATAAATCTATTGGTATTTTGCTTTTATATCAGGCTCAAATTCTACTGTATGTTTAAATCACTAAATATAGGGTGTAGCTGGACAATATGtcagaggaagaggaattatcgAGGGCAGTAGTTTGAAAATGTGCTGTAGGGAGAAATCCTGCATTGCCAGGGAGATGCATAAACTGACTAGGTGATTTCATGTGGCTTTCCCATGTGGCTTTCCCATCTCTGATGAATGCGCTTGTTTAATTCTTTGAACATACTCACTCCAACTTCCGTGGCTGTAGCTTGCCAATTGACTGACCTTTTCCCATTAGTCTTGGGGAGCAGGAAGCCAAATATAAAACAAAGACTCATGCCCATGTCACTCTAAAGAATTAAAgtgaacctttaaaaaaaaacctgccaaaATTCAGGACACTGTGTCAGCAAGTTGTCCCTGTTTGGAGCAGTGGAGAAGTCGATGGGGCAGCTGAATGTGTTCACAGTATCACAGTCTTATTTAGAATAGAATTGTTTCTCCCTCATGCCGTGATCAAGAGAGACACTGAGCGAGGAACACTGGACTGAACCTCAAAAGGGCGTTATCTCTAACTTTTACCATTGAAGAGTGTGGGCTTGGTGCAACTCTATCCtcttaaatggagttacaccaagggtgaatttggccccttgGGGGTAAGAGAGAAGATTGAAAAGGCTCTGTTAAATTATTCTGTTTCCTTGAAGCATTACCGGAATTCAGATGCGATAAATGAGTGTGGATTGAACCTCTTAAAATCAATAGAGGATGTCTTGGAATGTGAGCTTTGGTTTCTGCATTTAGAAAAAGAGCCACTTTTGAAGATAGGTGATGCAAAGGCCAGCTTAGTATTTGAACTAGGAGGCTCACTGATCAGCCACCAAGCACAACTGCTAGCGTGCTGTAGATGGACATTCAATGAGCAGGGCAAAATGGGATTGGGACAGCTGGGTAGTGATGTTATATCCAGCATATGTTCCCCACCAAACATGCATTCTTGTATCTCTTCTGCACGTCACTATCTGGTTTGTTAATACCTGTAAATATATTGTTCCAGACACTGCACTCAGCTATACCAATGTACATATGGAGTAAAGCTATTTTTGATCAGACACCCATGTAAGTGAGAGCAGTAAGTGTCCATCATATCCAGTGAGAATAAAGACTGTCTATGATCCCAAAGTCTTTTTCTGCAGCCACTATGTATCAGATGTGAATCTAATCATAGGAAGTGGCTGTGGAACATTAAGGGCAGAAATGTTCCCCGTGCTGTTTGGTGCACACAGGGTGACACAGAAAAATTACTGGAGGCATAAAGATCCTTAAGCCATTAAGCAACcaagaaagaaggagagagaggttAAAACACCCTGCATTCAATcatgaggagggagaggagggggagataGAGAAGATGGAAatcatctgatttcttttctcACTTCaaacagtgtaaatcaggagcaactctgcTGGAGTCAGCCAGTTTCGGTTGCAGATGAAGTTTGCGTTTGCAAATTTTTAAGTTAAAAACGGAACCAAAACTCTTTGGAGCCATTCAGCCCCTAGTTCTAAGATGTCACCAAATGGCTACCTTGTACACAGGGAGAATGGACCAGCAGCCCCTGGTTGCAAACATCTGAACTGTTCCAGGTCACTTCATCCCATCTCTAGTCCTCCTTTGGCCTTTATATAGCTTTAATGACATGTGAAAAGCATGTAATGTGCTCACTTTCCCCCCTAGTCCACTGTCCTCTCTTTGAAGTAGATTCTGCAAGAACATCCCTCCCCAGATGACCACATTTTATTAAGTAAACCGCTCAGGGCAAAAGCTATCACAGGAGACTGCCGATCTTTCTAATTTCTTCACCTTTAAAGCACCCCAGTGACATCATCtcacacaataaaaataaattccacttcacaatattttcttttccaaTGAGATCTTCAAATACATTTGATCCCTCTTTCTCCTCATGTTCTTCTCCTACTGCAATGATCTGCTGCTGCCCTCTTCTGCAGTGTTGCTGCCTCAGTAACAGAAATCTGACTCCTTTTTATGTCCTCCAACATACTGGCCTAAAGCACTTTGCTGCTGTCACTAACTGCTGTATAAGGGGATAAACATAGGACAGACTGGCTGTGTCTCCATACCTAAATGAAAAACAGAGAGTGTAAAGGTGTAAGGTTGCTACAGATGGAACTATAGAATTTTATCAGAATTACGTCAAGGAATCTCTTTGAAATTTCCAGGAGAAAGATGGTATTAGACTTAAGTGAGATTAAAAGGAGCCTTGTACTGTGGCTGAAAGATCTGTGCTTCTACAGATCTAACACAATTACTTGTATGTTAAGATTCCATCTTCAGAAACTTTGGAATCTTCACTACTAGAATAGGAGCATGCCGATGTATGAGAGATCTCAACTGGCCAATAAACAGAAGAGTAATTTTGAGCACTGTTCTTCAGTTGATGATGATTACCTGCCCTGCTTGAATCCCGTGTGAGTGGCACCCCCCTAACCCGCCCCTCTGTCTTGTCTGCATTTCAGGTGGATTTTGAAGATGTCATTGCTGAGCCAGCAGGTACATACAGTTTTGATGGAGTATGGAAAACCAGCTACACCACCTTCACAGTCAGCAAGTACTGGTGCTACCGGCTGCTTTCGGTTGTGTTGGGAATCCCTCTGGCAGTCATCTGGGGCTTCCTCTTTGCTTTAATCTCCTTTTGTCATATCTGGGCAGTGGTGCCCTGCATCAAAAGCTACGTGATCGAAATCCAGTGTGTCAGCAGAATTTACTCCCTCTGCATCCACACCTTCTGTGACCCACTGTGCAAGGCCCTGGGGCAGATATTTAGCAGCATCAAACTTGCCCTACGCAAGGAAGTCTAGAGCGATTGGTGGAGAAAACGCAGAAACAATCACTCACCCAACAATCACACTTCCGAAGTTTTCCTAAAAGACTGTGCACCatattcttctctcagttacactggagtAACCAGGGATGCCTATGCAGTTACTACACATTCAATCTAATGTAAAGGAGAGCAGAACTTCCTCTGTAATTATTTCATGGACCACAACCTTAGATTAACACATGCATTTATTAAGTAACAAATAAGGGTGTGAGAAAGCTAAAGTACATTCGGGTATCGTGCAAAATGGTCGGTTTAGTTAGCCATTAGCTCAAAATAGTATCAGGAAGCACAGTTATGTATTATTGCTGCAAATAGTGGCTGTTGTAAAcgcttttgttttaatttgcaataTGCCAGAAGTGTATGGATTGATGATGTAAATGACAAAGttttgtttccaggtgtgtttcCATTTAAGCTTTTAAATCCAGGTAACCTTACTGGGTAAATGTTTGACTGCTGAACATGCTTTTCGAGGAGTGCAGTTTGTGTCTGTTGTTTTGTGGCTGCAAGTGCATATCATGGCATTTAGACCCGCTAACTAA
Proteins encoded:
- the CAV3 gene encoding caveolin-3, producing MAEEQTGLEERIIIKDQHTKEIDLVNRDPKHINEDVIKVDFEDVIAEPAGTYSFDGVWKTSYTTFTVSKYWCYRLLSVVLGIPLAVIWGFLFALISFCHIWAVVPCIKSYVIEIQCVSRIYSLCIHTFCDPLCKALGQIFSSIKLALRKEV